The Sphingobium aromaticiconvertens genome has a segment encoding these proteins:
- the gcvPB gene encoding aminomethyl-transferring glycine dehydrogenase subunit GcvPB, whose protein sequence is MIMFKEDRPTSPEPVKEAHMAPATVTGNRALMLEEALIFEIGATDTTGVDFAEAPKVASRLGGLERKAAIGLPGLSEQETVRHYTRLSRQNYAIDLGLFPLGSCTMKHNPRLNEKVARMPGFGDIHPLQPQSTVQGALAVIHELAEWLIRLTGMHSVAMSPKAGAHGELCGLLAIRAALEARGDARSVVLVPESAHGTNPATAAFCGYKVEDIPATPEGRVDLAALQARLGPDVAAVMITNPNTCGLFERDMKTISDAVHAAGAFVYCDGANFNAIVGRVRPGDLGVDAMHINLHKTFSTPHGGGGPGSGPVVLSAALAPFAPLPFVEKQGDRFELVEEETAGEHHGGSFGRMVAFHGQMGMFTRALTYILSHGADGLRQVSEDAVLNANYILRSLDDVLDAPFGGSGPCMHEALFSDKGLAEGFTTLDIAKGLIDEGFHPMTMYFPLVVHGAMLVEPTETESKAALDQFIMALRSLAERAKAGDEVLKGAPYHAPRRRLDETLAARKPVLVWNEPEKLAQAAE, encoded by the coding sequence ATGATCATGTTCAAGGAAGACCGCCCGACCTCGCCCGAGCCGGTCAAGGAAGCGCATATGGCGCCTGCCACCGTCACGGGCAATCGCGCGCTGATGCTGGAAGAGGCGCTGATCTTCGAGATCGGGGCGACCGACACGACCGGCGTGGATTTCGCGGAGGCTCCCAAGGTTGCGAGCCGACTGGGTGGGCTGGAGCGCAAGGCGGCCATCGGCCTGCCGGGCCTGTCGGAACAGGAGACAGTGCGTCATTATACGCGTCTGTCGCGCCAGAATTATGCGATCGACCTGGGGTTATTCCCACTGGGGTCGTGCACGATGAAGCATAACCCGCGGCTCAACGAGAAGGTGGCGCGGATGCCCGGCTTTGGGGACATTCATCCGCTCCAGCCGCAGTCGACGGTGCAGGGCGCGCTGGCGGTGATCCATGAGCTGGCGGAATGGCTGATTAGGCTCACCGGCATGCACAGCGTCGCGATGAGTCCGAAGGCGGGCGCGCATGGCGAATTGTGCGGCCTGCTGGCGATCCGCGCGGCGCTGGAGGCGCGCGGAGATGCGCGCTCGGTGGTGCTGGTGCCTGAGAGTGCGCACGGCACGAACCCCGCAACGGCTGCCTTTTGCGGCTACAAGGTTGAGGATATTCCGGCGACGCCCGAGGGGCGTGTTGATCTGGCTGCATTGCAAGCTCGGCTTGGCCCCGATGTGGCGGCGGTGATGATCACCAACCCCAATACCTGCGGGCTGTTCGAGCGCGACATGAAGACGATCTCCGATGCGGTCCATGCGGCGGGGGCCTTCGTCTATTGCGATGGCGCGAACTTCAACGCCATCGTCGGGAGGGTGCGGCCCGGTGACCTGGGCGTCGATGCGATGCATATCAACCTGCACAAGACCTTCTCAACGCCGCATGGGGGCGGCGGTCCCGGCTCTGGCCCGGTGGTGTTGTCGGCGGCGCTGGCGCCGTTCGCGCCGCTGCCTTTCGTGGAAAAACAGGGCGACCGGTTCGAACTGGTCGAGGAAGAGACGGCGGGTGAGCATCATGGCGGCAGCTTTGGCCGCATGGTCGCCTTCCACGGGCAGATGGGCATGTTCACCCGCGCGCTGACCTATATCCTGAGCCATGGCGCGGACGGGTTGCGGCAGGTGAGCGAGGATGCGGTGCTGAACGCCAATTACATCCTCCGCAGCCTTGACGACGTGCTGGACGCGCCGTTCGGCGGCAGCGGGCCGTGCATGCATGAGGCGCTGTTCAGCGACAAGGGGTTGGCCGAAGGCTTCACCACGCTGGACATCGCCAAGGGGCTGATCGACGAGGGCTTCCACCCGATGACCATGTATTTCCCGCTGGTCGTTCATGGTGCGATGCTGGTCGAGCCGACCGAGACGGAGAGCAAGGCGGCGCTGGACCAGTTCATCATGGCGCTGCGCTCCTTGGCCGAGCGGGCCAAGGCCGGGGACGAGGTGCTGAAGGGCGCGCCCTATCATGCGCCGCGCCGTCGCCTGGATGAAACGCTGGCCGCGCGCAAGCCGGTGCTGGTGTGGAATGAGCCGGAGAAACTGGCGCAGGCCGCCGAATGA
- the gcvPA gene encoding aminomethyl-transferring glycine dehydrogenase subunit GcvPA, giving the protein MRYLPLTDADRQQMLSVVGASSIDDLFVDVPEAARLTGTIAGLPPHASELAVERHMGALARKNLSAGEAPFFLGAGAYKHHVPASVDHLIQRGEFLTAYTPYQPEIAQGTLQVLFEFQTQAARLLGCDVANASMYDGSTACWEAIGMARRITKRSKAILSSGLHPHYVSVANTMAKFTGDTLMHDAPTLEAATDIDALIAGIDKDTSCVVVQYPDILGRIADLTPLADAVHAAGALLVAVVTEPVALGAITPPGEMGADIVVGEGQSIGVGLQFGGPYLGLFACKQKYVRQMPGRLCGETLDAAGKRGFVLTLSTREQHIRREKATSNICTNSGLCALAFSIHMTLLGERGLRDLAVLNHGLAVQAAERLAKVPGVTLVNDSFFNEFTLLLPRDAREVVRALADKGVLGGVSLGRLFPDAPELGNGLVVAVTETVTAEDIETLARAIEEELA; this is encoded by the coding sequence ATGCGCTACCTACCGCTTACCGACGCCGACCGGCAGCAGATGCTGTCCGTTGTCGGCGCGTCCTCCATTGATGATCTGTTCGTTGACGTGCCTGAAGCGGCGCGGCTGACGGGGACGATCGCGGGACTGCCGCCCCATGCCAGCGAACTGGCGGTGGAGCGGCATATGGGCGCGTTGGCGCGCAAGAATCTGTCGGCGGGCGAGGCGCCCTTCTTTCTGGGGGCGGGCGCTTATAAACATCATGTGCCCGCCAGTGTCGATCACCTGATCCAGCGCGGCGAGTTCCTGACTGCCTACACCCCTTATCAGCCGGAAATCGCGCAGGGCACGTTGCAGGTCCTGTTCGAGTTCCAGACGCAGGCCGCGCGGTTGCTGGGCTGCGACGTTGCCAATGCGTCCATGTATGACGGGTCGACCGCCTGCTGGGAGGCGATCGGCATGGCCCGTCGTATCACCAAGCGTTCGAAGGCGATCCTGTCGTCGGGGCTGCATCCGCATTATGTGTCCGTGGCCAACACGATGGCGAAGTTCACCGGCGATACGCTGATGCATGATGCGCCCACGCTGGAGGCTGCGACCGACATCGATGCGCTGATCGCGGGCATCGACAAGGATACGAGCTGTGTCGTGGTGCAATATCCCGATATTTTGGGTCGCATCGCCGATCTGACGCCGCTGGCGGATGCTGTCCATGCCGCTGGGGCCTTGCTGGTTGCGGTCGTGACCGAACCGGTGGCGCTGGGGGCGATCACCCCGCCTGGTGAGATGGGCGCGGACATCGTGGTGGGTGAGGGCCAGTCGATCGGCGTTGGCCTGCAGTTTGGCGGTCCCTATCTGGGCCTGTTCGCGTGCAAGCAGAAATATGTACGCCAGATGCCCGGCCGTCTGTGCGGTGAGACTCTGGACGCAGCGGGCAAGCGCGGTTTCGTGCTGACGCTATCGACCCGCGAGCAGCATATCCGGCGGGAGAAGGCGACGTCGAACATCTGCACCAATAGCGGGCTGTGCGCGCTGGCCTTCAGCATCCACATGACCCTGCTGGGCGAGCGCGGTCTGCGCGATCTGGCGGTGCTCAATCATGGGCTGGCGGTGCAGGCCGCAGAACGGCTGGCGAAGGTGCCGGGTGTGACGCTGGTCAATGACAGCTTCTTCAACGAGTTCACGCTGCTGCTGCCCAGGGACGCACGCGAGGTTGTGCGCGCGTTGGCCGACAAGGGCGTGTTGGGCGGCGTGTCGCTTGGTCGTCTGTTCCCCGATGCGCCCGAACTGGGCAACGGGCTGGTGGTGGCTGTGACCGAAACGGTGACGGCGGAGGATATCGAAACGCTGGCCCGCGCGATCGAGGAGGAACTGGCATGA
- the gcvH gene encoding glycine cleavage system protein GcvH, with translation MSRYFTDEHEWIDVEGEIATVGITDYAQEQLGDIVFVELPAEGATFAKGDDAAVVESVKAASDVYAPLSGEVVEANTALEDEPALVNSDPEEDGWFFKMRIADTSELEGLMDEGAYKKFVASL, from the coding sequence ATGAGCCGTTATTTTACCGACGAACATGAATGGATCGACGTCGAAGGCGAGATCGCGACGGTCGGCATCACCGACTATGCACAGGAACAGCTGGGCGACATCGTCTTTGTCGAACTGCCTGCCGAGGGGGCGACCTTTGCCAAGGGTGATGACGCCGCCGTGGTCGAATCGGTCAAGGCTGCGTCCGACGTCTATGCGCCGCTGTCTGGCGAGGTGGTCGAAGCCAATACCGCGTTGGAAGACGAACCGGCGCTGGTCAACAGCGATCCCGAAGAGGATGGCTGGTTCTTCAAGATGCGGATCGCCGATACGAGCGAGCTGGAAGGACTGATGGACGAAGGCGCTTACAAGAAATTCGTCGCCTCGCTTTGA
- the gcvT gene encoding glycine cleavage system aminomethyltransferase GcvT, which produces MTATEDVLPIEEELPLEKLPLDAWHRAQGARMVGFAGYEMPIQYEGIMAEHAWTREHAGLFDVSHMGQIGFSGEGVDAALETLLPSDIKGLKPFRQRYSMLLDEEGGILDDLMVARPGDGAFDDAAIYMVVNGATKYDDMGWMIEHLPDEVVMNHMADQALVALQGPEAGEALATLVPGTADLFFMQCGAFEWNGVALWVSRSGYTGEDGFEISIPGDAVEAFAQALCALPQVKPIGLGARDSLRLEAGLPLYGHDLDPRVSAIGADLGFAIQKRRREEGGFIGHARVVCELADGPGSRRVGLSIEGRLPAREGASIYAGDVLVGEVTSGGFAPTVGAPIAMGWVSTPHAAVGTPLSIEVRGKRIAAEVAAMPFVQHKYHRPKS; this is translated from the coding sequence ATGACCGCCACCGAAGACGTCCTTCCCATCGAAGAAGAACTCCCCCTCGAAAAGCTGCCGCTGGATGCCTGGCATCGGGCGCAGGGTGCGCGCATGGTCGGCTTTGCCGGTTATGAGATGCCGATCCAATATGAAGGCATCATGGCCGAACATGCCTGGACCCGCGAACATGCCGGGCTGTTCGATGTGAGCCATATGGGGCAGATCGGTTTTTCCGGCGAGGGCGTGGACGCCGCGCTGGAAACCCTATTGCCCAGTGACATCAAGGGATTGAAGCCATTCCGCCAGCGCTACTCCATGCTGCTGGATGAGGAGGGCGGTATATTGGATGACCTGATGGTTGCCCGTCCCGGCGATGGTGCGTTTGATGATGCGGCGATCTATATGGTCGTCAACGGCGCGACCAAATATGATGATATGGGCTGGATGATCGAGCATCTGCCTGACGAGGTGGTGATGAACCACATGGCCGATCAGGCGCTGGTCGCGTTGCAGGGACCGGAGGCAGGCGAGGCGCTGGCGACGTTGGTGCCCGGCACAGCGGACCTGTTCTTCATGCAGTGCGGGGCGTTTGAGTGGAACGGCGTGGCGCTGTGGGTGAGCCGGTCGGGCTATACCGGTGAGGATGGGTTCGAGATCAGCATCCCCGGTGATGCGGTCGAGGCCTTTGCGCAGGCGCTGTGTGCGCTGCCGCAGGTGAAGCCCATCGGCCTTGGCGCGCGCGATTCGCTGCGGCTGGAGGCAGGATTGCCGCTTTATGGCCATGACCTTGATCCGCGCGTCAGTGCGATCGGTGCGGACCTGGGTTTTGCCATTCAGAAGCGCCGGCGCGAAGAGGGTGGTTTCATCGGCCATGCCCGCGTGGTGTGTGAACTGGCCGACGGTCCAGGATCGCGCCGTGTCGGCCTGTCGATCGAAGGGCGGCTGCCTGCGCGCGAGGGCGCATCGATCTATGCGGGCGATGTTCTGGTCGGCGAAGTCACGTCGGGCGGGTTCGCGCCGACCGTTGGCGCGCCGATCGCCATGGGCTGGGTATCCACGCCCCATGCGGCCGTGGGCACGCCGCTGTCGATCGAAGTGCGTGGCAAGCGGATTGCGGCTGAGGTAGCAGCGATGCCGTTCGTTCAGCATAAGTATCACCGCCCAAAATCCTGA
- a CDS encoding deoxyguanosinetriphosphate triphosphohydrolase produces the protein MTDYAPYACFPDRSRGRLHAEAGGETRGPRDAFQRDRDRIIHSISFRRLRHKTQVFVSPDGDHYRVRLTHSLEVAQIGRTIARTLGLNEDLTEALCLAHDIGHPPFGHAGEDALEAALEGQGGFDHNAQTLRTLMLLDSPYPRFRGLNLSWDMLEGLAKHNGPVARPGWAMRQVDALFPMDLHSWPSLEAQVAALADDIAYDNHDIDDGLRAGLLTLDQLLSVPLVAQCWERVVARYPDVAPDKLLRELVREQIGHMANDLIATTRANIEAAGVKSIEDVRAAGRALVTFSPELAMQERALKRFMYATLYHHPTQLAAAERARVIVTDLFAAYQADPSLMTGEWVEDCATQEPERSRHIADFIAGMTDRFAEKRHVALFGGSGVVIAD, from the coding sequence ATGACCGACTATGCCCCCTATGCCTGCTTCCCCGATCGTAGCCGAGGCCGCCTTCATGCCGAGGCAGGCGGGGAGACGCGTGGGCCACGCGACGCGTTCCAGCGGGATCGGGACCGGATCATCCATTCGATTTCCTTCCGCCGGTTGCGGCATAAGACGCAGGTGTTCGTGTCGCCAGATGGCGATCATTACCGCGTTCGCCTGACCCATAGCCTGGAGGTAGCGCAGATCGGGCGCACGATTGCGCGGACGTTGGGGCTGAATGAAGATCTGACCGAGGCGCTGTGCCTGGCACATGATATCGGCCATCCGCCCTTTGGTCATGCGGGCGAGGATGCGCTGGAGGCGGCGCTGGAGGGACAGGGCGGGTTCGATCATAATGCCCAGACATTGCGGACGCTCATGCTGCTGGATTCGCCCTATCCGCGCTTTCGCGGGCTTAATTTAAGCTGGGATATGCTGGAGGGGCTGGCGAAACATAATGGACCGGTCGCGCGTCCGGGCTGGGCGATGCGCCAAGTCGATGCGCTGTTTCCGATGGACCTGCATAGCTGGCCTTCGCTGGAGGCGCAGGTCGCGGCGCTGGCGGACGACATCGCCTATGATAATCACGACATTGATGATGGGTTGCGCGCGGGGCTGCTGACGCTCGATCAGCTATTGAGCGTGCCGTTGGTCGCGCAGTGCTGGGAGCGGGTGGTAGCTCGCTATCCCGATGTCGCGCCGGATAAGTTGTTGCGCGAACTGGTGCGCGAGCAGATCGGCCATATGGCGAACGACCTGATCGCCACGACCCGCGCCAACATAGAGGCGGCGGGGGTAAAAAGCATCGAGGATGTGCGCGCCGCCGGGCGGGCGCTCGTCACCTTCTCACCTGAACTTGCAATGCAGGAGCGCGCATTGAAGCGCTTCATGTATGCGACCCTCTATCACCATCCAACCCAGTTGGCGGCAGCGGAGCGGGCGCGGGTGATCGTGACCGATCTGTTTGCGGCCTATCAGGCGGACCCATCGCTGATGACCGGGGAGTGGGTCGAGGATTGCGCGACGCAGGAACCGGAACGCAGCCGCCATATCGCCGATTTCATTGCCGGAATGACCGATCGATTTGCCGAAAAGCGCCATGTTGCGTTGTTTGGAGGGAGCGGCGTGGTCATCGCCGATTGA
- a CDS encoding SPOR domain-containing protein translates to MTYRPYWILAPLILAGIAPFQTGHAQTSQADLVRPLGAADLNSNLARLASNPRDVNALIGAGEAALALDDPRAAAGFFARADAIQSGNGRIKAGLGRVMVKLQNPAEALRLFDQATRMGYPDSSFLSDRGLARDMTGDQANAQRDYQAALAKTPEDPELLRRYAASLGISGQIEASDNVLKPLLYKSDRAAWRYRAFILAMNNKQNDAKKIAEQTLPAPMVASLTPYMQKMPYLTPAQKAAAVHFGHFPTTVGTTIAAVVPTAPAAGVSGANVGGVAQAQPAAGVQLAAREASSTRRRDRTARQVQEAPVRNPAQATGRAVATGSATAPVMVQPLPGAANSAVRAADVRGRASRRGAAVTVQPTPAAPMIPATQGNEKPSQSVATTPANPVVQPLPNAARADVQVARARATPPVSGAPSPPASTQSVPAQSAPSPAASQPTPSQSAARTIAPVQGPPAPGFETLDDRGSTTPPVSTASAPVQRAEVASAPAPAASQPAPTAMASAPTPAPSPPAPDPAATRTLADIIRAIDVPDSERQPSVAAVDLAEIEALQAARRATRQAAADKVKKAAAAKAKAEADAKAKAEAAEKARLAANPSRNWLQIATGANKGALSFTLNGLRKKYPELAPQDAWIASWGRTNRLVVGPFPSFARAQALEKSLKADGADVFAWKSDVGEDVTRLK, encoded by the coding sequence GTGACATATCGACCCTATTGGATTCTCGCCCCGCTGATCCTCGCGGGCATCGCACCTTTTCAGACCGGTCATGCCCAGACCAGCCAGGCCGACCTCGTTCGCCCGTTGGGTGCGGCTGATCTCAACAGCAATCTGGCGCGTCTCGCTTCCAACCCCCGTGACGTTAATGCGCTGATCGGTGCAGGGGAGGCGGCGTTGGCTCTGGACGACCCGCGCGCGGCCGCGGGCTTTTTCGCGCGGGCGGATGCGATCCAGAGCGGCAATGGCCGGATCAAGGCCGGGCTGGGCCGGGTCATGGTCAAGCTTCAAAATCCGGCGGAGGCGCTGCGCCTTTTCGATCAGGCGACGCGGATGGGCTATCCCGACAGCAGTTTCCTGAGCGATCGGGGGTTGGCGCGCGACATGACCGGCGATCAGGCCAATGCCCAGCGCGATTATCAGGCGGCGCTGGCGAAGACGCCTGAAGACCCGGAACTGCTGCGCCGCTATGCTGCGTCACTGGGTATTTCGGGCCAGATCGAGGCGTCGGACAATGTGCTGAAACCACTGCTCTACAAGAGCGATCGGGCGGCATGGCGCTATCGTGCCTTCATTCTGGCGATGAACAACAAGCAGAACGATGCGAAGAAGATTGCCGAGCAGACTTTGCCTGCCCCGATGGTCGCGAGCCTGACTCCCTATATGCAGAAGATGCCCTATCTGACCCCGGCGCAGAAGGCGGCGGCTGTGCATTTCGGGCATTTTCCTACCACGGTTGGTACGACGATCGCGGCGGTGGTGCCGACTGCGCCTGCAGCCGGAGTGTCCGGGGCGAATGTAGGGGGGGTTGCACAGGCGCAACCGGCAGCGGGCGTGCAACTGGCTGCGCGGGAAGCATCGTCCACGAGGCGGCGTGATCGCACGGCGCGGCAGGTGCAGGAGGCGCCGGTTCGTAACCCGGCGCAGGCCACCGGCCGAGCGGTCGCGACAGGCAGTGCGACGGCACCTGTAATGGTGCAGCCGTTGCCCGGTGCAGCCAATTCTGCCGTGCGTGCCGCGGACGTGAGGGGTAGAGCGTCCCGACGCGGTGCGGCGGTGACCGTGCAGCCGACACCCGCAGCGCCAATGATACCGGCGACGCAAGGTAACGAAAAGCCATCGCAATCGGTCGCTACCACGCCTGCCAATCCAGTGGTGCAGCCATTGCCGAATGCTGCGCGCGCCGACGTTCAGGTGGCGCGCGCACGGGCCACGCCGCCTGTTTCTGGCGCGCCTTCGCCGCCAGCATCCACGCAATCGGTTCCTGCGCAGAGCGCTCCGTCGCCCGCCGCATCCCAGCCAACGCCTTCCCAGTCGGCTGCCCGAACAATCGCGCCGGTGCAGGGACCACCCGCACCGGGTTTCGAGACTTTGGATGACAGGGGCAGCACAACGCCTCCGGTGTCGACTGCTTCTGCACCGGTGCAGCGGGCTGAGGTGGCTTCGGCGCCTGCTCCCGCTGCGTCCCAGCCCGCGCCGACGGCGATGGCATCTGCTCCAACGCCAGCTCCGTCGCCGCCCGCGCCCGATCCGGCGGCGACCCGCACACTTGCTGACATTATTCGCGCGATCGACGTGCCAGACAGCGAACGGCAGCCTTCTGTCGCGGCTGTTGATCTGGCCGAGATTGAAGCGCTTCAGGCTGCGCGACGGGCCACGCGTCAGGCGGCGGCAGACAAGGTGAAGAAGGCGGCTGCGGCCAAGGCTAAGGCAGAGGCGGACGCCAAGGCGAAGGCGGAAGCTGCCGAAAAGGCGCGGCTGGCGGCCAATCCATCGCGCAACTGGCTGCAAATCGCCACGGGCGCCAACAAGGGCGCGCTGAGTTTTACGCTGAATGGGTTACGCAAGAAATACCCCGAACTGGCGCCGCAGGATGCGTGGATCGCCAGTTGGGGTCGGACCAACCGGCTGGTTGTGGGGCCATTCCCCAGCTTCGCCCGCGCACAGGCGCTGGAGAAGTCATTGAAGGCGGACGGGGCGGATGTGTTCGCGTGGAAGAGTGACGTGGGCGAGGATGTGACTCGTCTTAAGTGA
- the ftsZ gene encoding cell division protein FtsZ codes for MSIEISPPHVDELKPRIAVIGVGGAGGNAIANMIAANVEGVDFIVANTDAQALNASPAERRIQLGPQITEGLGAGSRPEIGKAAAEETIVSVEQALEGAHMCFIAAGMGGGTGTGAAPVIAKAARDRGILTVGVVTKPFTFEGNRRMRSADAGIEELQKHVDTLIVIPNQNLFLIANPNTTFKEAFQMADEVLQQGVRGITDLMVMPGLINLDFADVRSVMGEMGKAMMGTGEAEGDGRALQAAEKAIANPLLDGVSMRGAKGVIVSIVGGEDMRLMEVDEAANHIRDLVDPDANIIWGSAFNDNLNGKIRVSVVATGIDNEPGTAAAPITQPFSFASRPSVSVPQTPKPAVVAPAPVPVVVQEEEPLELDVPEAPPAVTPAPVAAAPAPLSPPKPAAIFSDTGDDELLLGEESAEAPAPAPIAKAEPAPKPAAGGTLFERMAGLTRGADKAAADAEDGKGGVDIPRFLNRQSNQ; via the coding sequence ATGAGCATCGAGATCAGCCCGCCGCATGTGGACGAACTGAAGCCTCGTATCGCGGTGATCGGCGTGGGCGGTGCGGGCGGCAACGCGATCGCCAATATGATCGCCGCCAATGTGGAGGGCGTGGATTTCATCGTCGCCAATACCGACGCGCAGGCGCTCAATGCCTCGCCGGCAGAGCGTCGCATCCAGCTTGGCCCGCAGATTACCGAGGGTCTGGGCGCTGGATCGCGGCCCGAAATCGGCAAGGCTGCGGCGGAAGAGACGATCGTTTCGGTCGAGCAGGCGCTGGAAGGCGCGCATATGTGCTTCATCGCAGCGGGCATGGGCGGCGGCACCGGCACTGGCGCGGCCCCGGTCATCGCCAAGGCGGCGCGCGATCGCGGCATCCTGACCGTGGGCGTCGTGACCAAGCCCTTCACCTTCGAGGGCAACCGGCGGATGCGGTCTGCGGACGCGGGGATCGAGGAACTGCAAAAGCATGTCGATACGCTGATCGTCATCCCGAACCAGAATCTGTTCCTGATCGCCAATCCGAACACCACCTTCAAGGAAGCCTTCCAGATGGCGGACGAGGTGTTGCAGCAGGGCGTGCGCGGCATCACCGACCTGATGGTCATGCCCGGCCTCATCAACCTGGATTTCGCCGACGTCCGTTCGGTGATGGGCGAGATGGGCAAGGCGATGATGGGCACTGGCGAGGCTGAAGGCGATGGTCGTGCGTTGCAGGCCGCCGAGAAGGCGATCGCCAACCCTCTGCTGGACGGCGTGTCGATGCGCGGCGCAAAGGGCGTTATCGTCTCCATCGTCGGCGGCGAAGATATGCGCCTGATGGAAGTGGACGAGGCCGCGAACCATATTCGCGACCTGGTGGACCCGGACGCGAACATCATCTGGGGTTCGGCATTCAACGACAATCTCAACGGCAAGATCCGCGTGTCTGTCGTCGCTACCGGTATCGACAATGAGCCGGGTACGGCTGCCGCGCCGATCACCCAGCCGTTCAGCTTTGCGAGCCGCCCGTCGGTGTCCGTGCCGCAGACGCCCAAGCCCGCCGTTGTCGCGCCCGCACCGGTCCCGGTCGTGGTGCAAGAGGAAGAGCCGCTGGAACTGGATGTGCCGGAGGCACCACCTGCCGTGACGCCTGCGCCGGTTGCCGCTGCGCCTGCGCCGCTCAGCCCGCCCAAGCCCGCCGCCATCTTCTCCGACACGGGTGATGACGAATTGTTGTTGGGCGAGGAAAGCGCTGAGGCGCCTGCGCCTGCGCCGATCGCAAAGGCCGAACCGGCACCGAAGCCTGCTGCTGGCGGTACGCTGTTCGAACGGATGGCTGGCCTGACGCGTGGCGCTGACAAGGCGGCTGCTGACGCGGAAGATGGTAAGGGCGGGGTCGACATCCCGCGCTTCCTCAATCGTCAGAGCAACCAGTAA